One segment of Hippopotamus amphibius kiboko isolate mHipAmp2 chromosome 2, mHipAmp2.hap2, whole genome shotgun sequence DNA contains the following:
- the LOC130845583 gene encoding olfactory receptor 13D1-like, producing MERTNWTDIEFILVGLSEYPRAEKILFVMCLLIYLVILLGNSTLIILTLLDSRLHTPMYFFLGNLSFLDIWYTSSFIPTMLIHFLSEKKTISFTRCVVQMSVTFTMGSTECVLLAVMAYDRYVAICVPLRYPIIMSKALCIRMAALSWGLGFLNTLTETILAIRLPFCGKNVINHFVCEILAFVKLACTDISLNEITIMLGNVIFLFAPLLLICVSYIFILSTVLRIKSAGGRKKAFSTCSAHITVVTLFYGSILFIFMKPNSKDSASDKLIAFSYGVVTPMLNPIIYSLRNTEVHAAIRKLRARLVLEERKMNLHL from the coding sequence ATGGAAAGGACCAATTGGACAGACATTGAATTCATTTTAGTGGGACTTTCTGAGTATCCAAGAGCTGAAAAAATCCTTTTTGTGATGTGCTTGCTGATATACCTGGTGATCCTCCTGGGGAACAGCACCTTGATCATCCTCACTCTCCTGGATTCCCGCCTTCACACCCCTATGTACTTCTTCCTTGGTAATCTTTCCTTCCTTGACATTTGGTACACATCCTCCTTCATCCCCACAATGCTGATACACTTTCTATCAGAGAAAAAAACCATCTCCTTCACTAGATGTGTTGTTCAGATGTCTGTCACTTTCACTATGGGGTCCACAGAGTGTGTGCTCCTAGCAGTGATGGCATATGACCGTTATGTAGCCATCTGTGTCCCTCTGAGATACCCCATCATCATGAGCAAGGCACTTTGTATTCGGATGGCAGCTCTCTCCTGGGGACTGGGCTTTCTCAATACATTGACAGAAACAATTCTTGCAATACGGTTGCCCTTTTGTGGAAAAAATGTCATCAATCATTTTGTTTGTGAAATATTGGCTTTTGTCAAGCTGGCTTGCACAGACATTTCCTTGAATGAGATTACTATAATGTTGGGCAAtgtgatatttttgtttgctCCATTACTGCTGATTTGTGTCTCCTACATTTTCATCCTTTCTACTGTCCTAAGAATCAAATCagctggaggaagaaaaaaggctTTTTCCACCTGCTCAGCCCACATTACAGTGGTGACTTTGTTTTATGGGTCAATCCTCTTCATTTTTATGAAGCCAAATTCCAAAGACTCTGCTTCTGACAAACTGATTGCCTTTTCCTATGGAGTAGTCACACCCATGCTCAATCCTATCATCTATAGCCTGAGGAATACAGAGGTGCATGCAGCTATCAGAAAGTTGAGAGCTAGACTGGTTCTAGAGGAAAGGAAGATGAACTTACATCTCTGA